CTGGCTTTTTATAGAGACCATTGATTACTAATCATTTTTGAACTGTAGAACAAGTTTGTAGACCCATCTTCTCAAATCATCTTGCTGGGTGCTAAATGTGTGCTTATGGAGTATGTGGTATGTGCGGATAACGGTATCTATCTCTCTTCCTTTACGACACCTTGTCAGAGACAATTTGGGTGGTACGTGCAGATAGCGGTATCTATCTCGCTTCCTTTACGGGATATGGATGGTTCGAACTTTGTCAAAGACAACGTGGGTATATAAGTGTTCAACCGtaaaaaaaaaagataaaattGTGCAAACGTATCTCACATTTTGTCTAATCTCGAAAAGGGACCATAGGGTGGAGCGGAGCGATGTAAATATTTGAACTATGTCTATGTCTATCATGATTATATACAGAGTTATCTATTACTAGAATCCTGCAAAACAGTGATCCAAACATACCTAGTATTTTGAACTTACATTGTGGCGGAGATGAGATGAACACAAATTTTTACCCTACTTGCCGAGAGGCTGCTGTCATGTATATTCATGCCTAGTACTACGAATCAGCTTCCGCTGGTATTCATGCCCGTCTAAATATGCTGGTTTTAGCACTCCTTCTAAAAGTACTTTTAGACAGGTTTAGTGGACGACTATCAGCGGCCAGATACTATGTTGCAAAATAAAGCGTATTTTGTATGTCAACATGGGAGCTCGACAAATTGATAGTTTTAGCATCTGGGATTTAAGGGCCCTGTTTGAAAATATTCCGACCTATATTACTAATAGGGTGGAAATGGTGGGCAGGCACTTGCCTGTTTCATGTTTGTGCTATACTGCACTTGGAGCCTAATCCTTGCATCATAAACCAGCTAAAATAAGAGAATAAACGAACATACCTGGTCTGTACAGTGAGAAATTATGGGTATCTATTATTCGCCAGAAGCATAGAGCTCAAGCATTTGTCGAGCAATTGCTAAAGATCACCAACCAACCTAACAAGCAGATAAGTTACCTTAACTTCAATGAGTCAACTTGAAGAAAGCTATTAGGCAATATTCAACAACCGGGTACAGGATTTCTAAGATTTGTGTTTCTTAATAGTTCAACTTAATAGGGCCTGCTATTAATTAGGGAAGCGCCAAGAAGCTACATAAAGGTGGATCTAATTGATTGATTATCAGTGGAAACATAGGAAAACAATAACACAGGGAGCAAAACACGGTATATTTCCTATGCCAGAGCAAACAACTGAACAAAGCAATTGCAAACTACACAAACTATATATCTCATTTCGAATTATACAAGAAGACTTGGAGAATGCCACTAAAGCAGTCAGCAAAATCATGCAAAAAACCAATCAGCTTACAACATCTAAATGCTACAAAGTCGAGCAAAACACACCACTATATTTAAATGAATCTGCATATCAATGAGATCCCAATTTAGTTATTGAACTTAGTATTCATGCAGGAGAAACGTAAATTTGATTGAAATATGAAGGAAAAGCTGATAACACGCAACATTACAGCACTGTCATGGCAGAGACTCATCCGTGCTTGGCTCAACAGTTTCACTGTTGACCTTGATCTCCAGGAGCCTTTCAACTGGCTGTCGACATATAGGACACCTGTTTGTTTGGAATCTTAAAACTTTGGCACAGCCACTGCACATACACTGCACCAAGAAAGTATCTAACAATGAGATATACGGTCATAAGACTCCAAACTATATAGAAGCCTGTGAGCTTAATGAGAGTCGAAGCAAAGAATCTAAATAATACAACTATTGGACCAATGTAGGCCAATATAGTGCAAGGATTTAACTTATATAGTTTTAATAAAACTGCTACAGCCTATTAAGTTTGGCAACTTCTGCCGACAACCATTCTAGGTGTTAACAATATTTAACAAGTTCGTTTTCCCTTCAATTATTTGTGTTTGTTTATCTTAAAGTGTCTAGTGTCTACTCAATTACATGCTAAAGGAATTAAGGAACTACCTCATTGTTATGAAGGGACGAGGAATCACAGAGATTACTCACATCTATTTCTTATAATAAAACTAAACCGGAGATCCCTGAAGGGTCTTATGGGTGTTTGGTGCTCCGAATATTCTTATTTTGGGATTCGGCATTCAAACTGGGTTATTGAACTAACTAGCAGTCCATTACATTGGTACGACCAGGTTTGCTTTTTAAAGTTCTTCTATTCATATTCATATTttatacataatatttattttaatcaattattttagAAGGAAGCCGTATAATAGATCCAAAAAGAATTATAATGTAATTTAATTAAGATGAAAATTTAACAAtttacaaatttcataaaatagatttaaaaaggaagaaaaaacAAATACTCTAAATTTGAGACGAGAAAATGACGATTTACTAAAAATAATTCTAATTACACTAGTTCAGAGTAATAAAGAAATTTTGTCAATGAAAATAATGAATTTGAAGATGAAATATACTAGATACAGaaattaaaatatacaaaatGACATTAATATATAAACAAATTTTTTAAGGCTATAATAACCCTAAATCTTCATTCATCCAGTAACCATTTTCGCTTAGTTTAACAAAAATTGTATAGTGTTAAACCAAGTTCATGTGAAACTTTTAGAAATATTACTAACTAATTCTAATATATAACAAAATGATATTAATAACAAGTATAACATTGTATAGggaataattataaattaaaagtGCTTTTAATCTGGTGGTCCATAGGggttaaaataatataaatataattattttttttattttataatttgaaaAATAGCTATGTCAAGCAATGGTTGTAAGCTAGTGTATATGACAGAGAAAATTGCTAAAAGGAGAGTATATACGCGCTTAACACGCTAGGTTCATTCATGATTCTCAAAACCcaatacaaaagaaagattaagAGAGATTACCATGTGTCGGCATGGAAGTACAGTTGTGTCACGAGGTTCTGACAAGCAGATAACACATTCTTTTCCAGTATCATTCCCGTCAAGATCACCATCAACCGAATTACCAATGCCAAAAATCTCCTGCAGCTCATACCTCATTCCATTCACCCATAAAATTTGCTTGAGAACTCTCACCTGGTATTCACCCCTTTCCTTCTCAAACACCGCTTGAGTGATCTGGGAGTTACTGGCTCCAGTTTCAGGGTTTCCATCTGCTGATCCACTTTGGTTGCTTGGGGATGTCTCCGCCTTCACTACTAGCGGATAGACATCCAGTTCACCCTCTTTCACTAATTCTGCCTCTTCACAAGCGGAAAAGTCTATCCCCGTTCCTGAGGGCTGTCTAAATTTCTGGCCCAAGCCTTGTGGAAAATGTACTGTTACTGGTGCATATATGCTTTCCTTCATTGGTGTCAGGTTACAGTCTTCATCCTCTTTCGCAAAAAATATAACTGTAATGCTGTACAGAGGTCATAACAAAAGGAAAATAAATTAGTTCATATTATCATTGAAAAAGGGATCATAGCTTTCTTGTTATGAGCAAGCTTTGCCACACATGGTAACTAGTATCAACAAAAAACTAAACAAAGATGGCAATCTATGTCAGCAAGCCAAGGCCGGTCAACTTTTGATTTAATTTGTAAATAGAATTGTGAGAAGATGACTTTGTAGAGCAAAACGAATGGAGGCAATCTGGAAATGAATAGAAAAAATCATACCAAGCCCAAGTGATAGACAAATGACACTTGATATAAAAAGGACAAACAATCATTTTCAATCCAATGAAAAAACAATACGATGACCTTCTCTAATATATATAGGTCAAACTATTTTTATTGTAACAAAAATAACTCACTTGTTTATAACTAACAAACCCCCAAGACAATTACGTTTAATGATAAAATCAACATACATGTTGTATTATAATGTAATTAATAATTTACttcacaaataaaatatttgGGATGGATATTTTAGTATTTCAAAAATTGTGTGCCTCACAAATCACAATTGTCAGTGCAGTATTCTAGTCTAATCAACAATTAAACATTAAATTAGGGGGATAAAAGTTGAATAATATCTTCAAGTCACTCATTCCTCACAGAATTAGCATTCTCACCAAGCTAGAACTGAACTATTTTATAGAAATTTTAAATACAAATTCTCTCTTCTAGCCTCAACCTTCCAAGTTTCGACATTCCTAGTACACTGTCCCTACGAGTTAAGCTGGAATATGTCTATCACAATACCTGAAACTTGTCACAATTTTGATAATCATATTATAGTTTTTAAAAAAAGAGCTCCTTGTCAGTCTCTCCATCAAAAACAGCC
The sequence above is drawn from the Apium graveolens cultivar Ventura chromosome 2, ASM990537v1, whole genome shotgun sequence genome and encodes:
- the LOC141708975 gene encoding putative E3 ubiquitin-protein ligase LUL2, with amino-acid sequence MGNVGSNSMNGRRRQGSRRSHPPAPPPQQPQQEITPNRYVFAAATPLPSQYPNPNPNPNAQPPPPPYYQYPGYHQAPPMPVPLQAPYDHHNRAMPPPHMHPGQANWVGGQYPCGYVMPAPTPYVEHQKAVTIRNDVNLKKETLRVEPDEENPGKFLVTFTFDATVAGSITVIFFAKEDEDCNLTPMKESIYAPVTVHFPQGLGQKFRQPSGTGIDFSACEEAELVKEGELDVYPLVVKAETSPSNQSGSADGNPETGASNSQITQAVFEKERGEYQVRVLKQILWVNGMRYELQEIFGIGNSVDGDLDGNDTGKECVICLSEPRDTTVLPCRHMCMCSGCAKVLRFQTNRCPICRQPVERLLEIKVNSETVEPSTDESLP